In Xenopus tropicalis strain Nigerian chromosome 5, UCB_Xtro_10.0, whole genome shotgun sequence, one genomic interval encodes:
- the LOC116410871 gene encoding vegetative cell wall protein gp1-like, with protein sequence MAQVPLSPNPSMAQVPLSPNPSMAQVPLSPNPSMAQVPLSPNPSMAQVPLSPNPSMAQVLLSPNPSMAQVPLSPNPSMAQVPLSPNPSMAQVPLSPNPSMAQVPLSPNPSMAQVPLSPNPSMAQVPLSPNPSMAQVPLSPNPSMAQVPPSPNPSMAQVPPSPNPSMAQVPLSPNPSMAQVPPSPNLSMAQVPLSPNPSMAQVPPSPNPSMAQVPPSPNPSMAQVPLSPNPSMAQVPLSPNPSMAQVPPSPNSSMAQVPLSPNSSMAQVPLSPNPSMAQVPLSPNPSMAQVPPPPIPAWPKCLFVQLPPFPIVRAVWE encoded by the coding sequence ATGGCCCAAGTGCCCCTCTCCCCCAATCCCTCCATGGCCCAAGTGCCCCTCTCCCCCAATCCCTCCATGGCCCAAGTGCCCCTCTCCCCCAATCCCTCCATGGCCCAAGTGCCCCTCTCCCCCAATCCCTCCATGGCCCAAGTGCCCCTCTCCCCCAATCCCTCCATGGCCCAAGTGCTCCTCTCCCCCAATCCCTCCATGGCCCAAGTGCCCCTCTCCCCCAATCCCTCCATGGCCCAAGTGCCCCTCTCCCCCAATCCCTCCATGGCCCAAGTGCCCCTCTCCCCCAATCCCTCCATGGCCCAAGTGCCCCTCTCCCCCAATCCCTCCATGGCCCAAGTGCCCCTCTCCCCCAATCCCTCCATGGCCCAAGTGCCCCTCTCCCCCAATCCCTCCATGGCCCAAGTGCCCCTCTCCCCCAATCCCTCCATGGCCCAAGTGCCGCCCTCCCCCAATCCCTCCATGGCCCAAGTGCCGCCCTCCCCCAATCCTTCCATGGCCCAAGTGCCGCTCTCCCCCAATCCCTCCATGGCCCAAGTGCCGCCCTCCCCCAATCTCTCCATGGCCCAAGTGCCGCTCTCCCCCAATCCCTCCATGGCCCAAGTGCCGCCCTCCCCCAATCCCTCCATGGCCCAAGTGCCACCCTCCCCCAATCCTTCCATGGCCCAAGTGCCCCTCTCCCCCAATCCCTCCATGGCCCAAGTGCCGCTCTCCCCCAATCCCTCCATGGCCCAAGTGCCGCCCTCCCCCAATTCCTCCATGGCCCAAGTGCCGCTCTCCCCCAATTCCTCCATGGCCCAAGTGCCGCTCTCCCCCAATCCCTCCATGGCCCAAGTGCCCCTCTCCCCCAATCCCTCCATGGCCCAAGTGCCTCCTCCCCCAATCCCTGCATGGCCCAAGTGCCTGTTTGTCCAATTGCCCCCCTTTCCCATTGTCCGTGCCGTGTGGGAGTAA